From Companilactobacillus heilongjiangensis, one genomic window encodes:
- a CDS encoding PTS sugar transporter subunit IIA gives MGLFSRKKVDEFVAPAKGELIHLDKVSDPVFSQKLMGDGFAVNPSANEIVAPIGGVIGTVFPTKHALMITSDHGLEVMLHLGIDTVELKGKPFEVFVNEGDTVKTGQKLATMDLQQIKDSGKDTSIMAIITNSDAVKNMGDFDEKAVDTGDDVLKIDVK, from the coding sequence ATGGGGTTGTTCTCTAGAAAAAAGGTTGACGAATTCGTTGCTCCAGCTAAGGGCGAACTAATTCATTTGGATAAGGTCAGTGATCCAGTTTTCTCACAAAAACTCATGGGAGATGGCTTTGCTGTTAATCCTAGTGCTAATGAAATCGTTGCTCCAATCGGCGGAGTTATCGGCACTGTTTTCCCAACGAAGCATGCTTTGATGATCACTAGTGACCACGGCTTGGAAGTAATGCTACACTTGGGTATCGATACAGTTGAACTAAAAGGTAAGCCTTTTGAAGTCTTCGTTAATGAAGGCGATACTGTCAAAACTGGCCAAAAGCTAGCAACTATGGACTTACAACAAATTAAAGATTCTGGCAAAGATACATCTATTATGGCTATCATTACCAATTCTGATGCTGTTAAAAATATGGGTGACTTTGACGAAAAAGCCGTTGATACTGGCGATGATGTCCTTAAAATTGATGTGAAATAA
- a CDS encoding bifunctional transcriptional activator/DNA repair enzyme AdaA yields MKHPLTNSRWNALVNNDQSKDGQFFYGVTTTKIFCKPSCHSKVPNKENVVIFKTAAEALSANFRPCKRCQPTGSTPNELWIEQIKQYLAHNFQRELSLDAIATDCHGSVSNLQRTFKSLTGTSPTQYLTTIRLKHSQELLKNTDYSIKTIATRCGFNSDTYFNTLFKRHFQQTPLEYRTSYTAR; encoded by the coding sequence ATGAAACATCCCTTAACAAACTCTAGATGGAACGCCTTAGTCAACAATGACCAATCTAAGGATGGCCAGTTCTTCTATGGTGTCACGACAACTAAGATATTCTGTAAACCATCTTGTCATTCCAAAGTACCTAATAAAGAAAACGTGGTTATCTTTAAGACTGCTGCAGAGGCTCTATCAGCTAACTTTCGTCCTTGTAAGAGATGTCAACCGACTGGTTCTACTCCCAATGAGCTCTGGATTGAACAGATCAAACAGTATTTAGCACATAACTTTCAACGTGAGCTGTCATTAGATGCTATTGCCACAGACTGTCACGGTAGCGTATCTAACTTACAACGAACCTTCAAGAGTTTAACTGGTACCAGTCCTACCCAATATTTAACGACAATACGCTTAAAGCACAGTCAAGAATTGCTCAAGAATACTGATTATTCAATCAAAACGATTGCTACTCGATGTGGTTTTAACAGTGATACGTACTTCAACACGCTCTTTAAAAGACATTTTCAGCAAACACCTTTAGAATACCGGACTTCCTATACCGCACGATAG
- a CDS encoding methylated-DNA--[protein]-cysteine S-methyltransferase — translation MMKKIYYHVFLIAEHKYLIGATYKGLAFVGSRDKGIDELREFYDCQLVDSIDQVRPYVEQLTEYLNGTRQQFDLSIDITGTPFQEDVWKTLQSIPYGTVTNYTEIAQSIGRPKASRAVGTAIGKNPLLMVIPCHRVLTKSGKLGGYRGGLGMKQALLKLEQNN, via the coding sequence ATTATGAAGAAAATTTATTATCATGTTTTTTTGATTGCTGAGCATAAATATTTGATTGGTGCTACGTATAAAGGCTTAGCATTTGTTGGATCTAGAGATAAAGGTATTGACGAGCTGCGTGAATTTTACGACTGCCAATTAGTCGATAGTATTGATCAGGTAAGACCCTACGTAGAACAGCTTACTGAATATTTGAATGGGACAAGACAACAATTTGATTTGTCGATTGACATTACAGGTACACCATTTCAGGAAGACGTTTGGAAAACATTGCAAAGTATTCCCTATGGAACGGTAACAAACTATACGGAGATTGCGCAAAGTATTGGACGTCCGAAAGCAAGTCGAGCCGTTGGGACAGCTATTGGCAAAAATCCACTACTGATGGTTATTCCGTGTCACAGGGTACTTACTAAGTCGGGAAAATTAGGTGGTTATCGTGGTGGCCTTGGGATGAAACAAGCTTTATTGAAATTAGAGCAAAATAATTAA
- the recQ gene encoding DNA helicase RecQ, which translates to MKLETILKDEFGYDTFRPGQKELIEKVMAGKKAMGIMPTGGGKSICYQLPATILSGLTLVVSPLISLMKDQVDSLIEAGIPATYLNSTVEWHDREERMRYIESGAVKLLFVAPEKIVDDEFFSWLSGLDISLIAIDEAHVLSSWGHDFRNSYLKMVGPLQQLPGDIAWLALTATATEQVQDDLAKILDIPEENIVKTGFDRDNLALKIERGVDKSEYILNYVKAHIDESGIIYAGRREDVDNIYQFLKENDVLVGRYHAGLSDKERHQQQEDFLFDRINVIVATNAFGMGINKTNVRYVLHFTIPGTIESYYQEVGRAGRDGLPAEAILLYTPADLRLHQFFIDKSLGDDQYKLSLKNKLFEMSRYAETETCLMKFILDYFGEKNTDVCGRCSNCLDDREVVDVTADAQKVLSCIVRMGQRYGKKVTTRVLVGKDDVADDWRHFEKLSTFGIFKDKTLKETSRLIEFLSANGFLRSSGGEYPTLLLSKKGADVLKGKINVAKKRDVNHVAPSKSMVADGSFDVNLFEKLRGLRLEFARKQALPPFMIFSDKTLKDMCVRIPTNSNEFLAVSGVGKVKLEEYGESFIEEIKTYQATQ; encoded by the coding sequence TTGAAATTAGAGACCATCTTAAAAGATGAATTCGGGTACGATACTTTTAGACCTGGTCAAAAAGAGTTGATTGAAAAAGTCATGGCCGGTAAAAAGGCAATGGGGATTATGCCTACTGGTGGTGGAAAGTCGATTTGTTACCAATTGCCTGCAACCATTTTGTCAGGCTTGACCCTAGTTGTATCGCCATTGATTTCTTTGATGAAAGACCAAGTTGACAGTTTAATTGAAGCTGGTATTCCTGCAACCTACTTGAATAGCACCGTTGAATGGCATGACCGTGAGGAACGGATGCGCTATATCGAAAGTGGGGCAGTTAAACTGTTATTTGTTGCGCCTGAAAAGATTGTTGACGATGAATTTTTCAGTTGGCTGTCAGGATTAGATATCTCCTTGATTGCAATTGACGAAGCCCATGTACTGTCGTCTTGGGGACACGATTTCAGAAATAGTTATTTGAAAATGGTCGGTCCGTTGCAACAGTTGCCCGGTGATATTGCCTGGTTAGCTTTGACGGCGACAGCAACTGAACAAGTTCAAGATGATTTGGCTAAGATTCTGGATATTCCTGAAGAAAATATCGTTAAAACAGGCTTTGATCGTGATAATCTAGCGCTCAAAATTGAGCGAGGTGTTGATAAGTCGGAGTATATTCTGAATTACGTCAAAGCTCATATTGATGAGTCTGGAATCATTTATGCAGGCCGGCGGGAAGATGTTGACAATATTTATCAATTTCTCAAGGAAAATGATGTTCTAGTCGGACGTTATCATGCTGGTTTGAGTGATAAAGAACGTCATCAGCAACAAGAGGACTTTCTTTTCGATCGAATCAATGTGATTGTGGCGACTAATGCCTTTGGAATGGGGATCAATAAGACCAACGTTCGCTATGTGCTACATTTCACCATTCCTGGGACAATTGAGAGCTATTATCAAGAAGTCGGTCGTGCTGGACGTGATGGCCTACCAGCTGAAGCAATTTTACTGTATACGCCAGCTGACCTGCGTTTACATCAGTTCTTTATCGATAAATCATTAGGTGATGACCAGTATAAACTCAGTTTGAAGAATAAATTGTTTGAAATGAGTCGTTATGCTGAAACTGAAACTTGTCTGATGAAATTTATTCTGGATTACTTTGGTGAGAAGAATACTGATGTCTGTGGGCGTTGTTCTAACTGTCTTGATGATCGTGAAGTTGTCGACGTTACCGCGGATGCTCAGAAGGTACTCAGCTGCATTGTACGTATGGGGCAGAGATATGGTAAGAAAGTTACGACTCGAGTATTAGTTGGTAAAGATGATGTGGCTGATGATTGGCGACACTTTGAGAAACTATCGACATTCGGTATTTTTAAAGATAAAACTTTGAAAGAAACAAGTCGTTTAATTGAATTTCTCTCGGCTAATGGCTTTTTACGCAGCAGCGGGGGAGAATACCCTACTCTGTTATTGTCTAAAAAGGGAGCCGACGTTCTCAAAGGTAAGATCAATGTTGCGAAGAAGCGTGACGTTAATCATGTTGCACCAAGTAAATCAATGGTTGCTGATGGAAGTTTTGACGTCAATTTATTCGAAAAGTTGCGTGGATTACGTTTAGAGTTTGCTAGAAAGCAGGCTTTACCACCATTCATGATTTTCTCCGATAAGACCTTAAAGGATATGTGTGTTCGTATTCCTACAAATAGTAATGAATTCTTGGCAGTAAGTGGAGTAGGAAAGGTTAAGCTAGAAGAGTATGGTGAAAGTTTTATTGAAGAAATAAAAACTTATCAGGCAACGCAGTAA
- a CDS encoding metallophosphoesterase family protein: MKKVALISDIHGNYSAFRSVINDAEEQNVSEYWLLGDLLMPGPGTNSIMKLLNSVNTTQMIRGNWDNFLFEDIVSIGKEYLQEPQTPYIIELIKYVTNHLDPKYLQQIKDWPIASETSLSGLKILLAHNYPSKNYGHELLPYEKQENFDKLLFSKPYNDYDMAIYGHTHHQVFRTSSNDQLIINPGSIGQPYTAWSNLSADRRAQYTIITFDDTGYGEIDFRKVSYSIKDELDFAAANNLPFIELYKKIFTDGKAFTHNDAALNKIIDKYDYRTDALKYINKIALFGKNM, encoded by the coding sequence ATGAAAAAGGTAGCACTCATATCAGATATTCATGGCAACTACTCCGCCTTTCGCAGTGTAATTAATGACGCTGAGGAGCAAAATGTCTCTGAATATTGGCTTCTTGGCGACCTTTTGATGCCTGGACCTGGGACTAACTCAATTATGAAACTCCTAAATTCCGTTAATACTACCCAAATGATCCGTGGTAATTGGGACAATTTCCTATTTGAGGACATCGTCTCAATTGGTAAAGAATACCTTCAAGAGCCTCAAACGCCCTATATTATTGAGTTAATCAAGTATGTTACTAATCACCTTGATCCTAAATACCTTCAGCAAATCAAGGATTGGCCTATTGCTTCAGAGACGTCTCTGAGCGGTCTTAAAATCCTTTTAGCACATAATTATCCGTCTAAGAACTATGGTCACGAGCTGTTACCATATGAGAAACAGGAAAATTTCGATAAATTACTGTTTAGTAAGCCATATAACGATTATGATATGGCAATTTATGGTCATACGCATCATCAAGTATTTAGAACTAGCAGCAATGATCAATTAATCATTAATCCTGGTTCAATTGGCCAACCATATACAGCTTGGTCCAATTTGAGTGCTGACAGACGCGCTCAGTACACGATTATAACTTTTGATGATACTGGTTACGGTGAGATTGACTTCAGAAAAGTTTCTTATTCAATTAAAGATGAGTTAGACTTTGCAGCAGCAAATAATTTGCCATTCATTGAGTTGTATAAAAAAATCTTCACGGACGGCAAAGCATTCACACATAATGATGCAGCGCTGAATAAGATTATCGACAAATATGATTATCGAACGGATGCTTTAAAATACATTAATAAAATAGCCCTCTTTGGTAAAAATATGTAA
- a CDS encoding cation-translocating P-type ATPase, with amino-acid sequence MKEKNSTTRYYSLDKASLFQQFKTSTEGLSEQDVKQRLEKDGPNALAQGKKQTIIQKFFNQFKDFMIIVLLVAAFISGVVAQEWADAALILAVVIINAVFGVFQESKAEEAIDALKEMSTPEAHVKRAGKFATVSGENLVAGDIVLLEAGDIVPADIRLLDSASMKIEESALTGESVPVEKEIDLLPDEDIPLGDRKNMAYMNSNVTYGRGLGVVVATGMKTEVGHIAGMINKAEDSSTPLQDNLNSLGKTLTWLILVIAAVIFAVGIFNNPSGLPMNELIIDMLLVAISLAVAAIPEGLPAIVTIILALGTTRMAKRKALVRKLPAVETLGSTDIVASDKTGTLTQNKMTVEKVYQYGKLQDAADEISGNDKVLQVMTFSNDTKIQADGTLVGDPTETALVQFGFDHDYQIEEELKKEPRVAEVPFDSERKLMSTIHKLANGKFLVAVKGAPDMLLQRITEIQASPDEVRKFTETDKDAILKQNKFMATQALRVLAMGYKIIDSIPQEVNSDTVENDLTFAGLIGMIDPERPEAAAAVADAKKAGIRPMMITGDHQDTAEAIAARLGIIEPGDDAAVITGAQLDQMSDKEFAKKVKNYSVYARVSPEHKVRIVNAWQKKGKVVAMTGDGVNDAPALKSADIGIGMGITGTEVSKGASDMVLADDNFATIIVAVEEGRKVFSNIQKSIQYLLSANLGEVLTLFMMTLLGWDILLPVQLLWINLATDTFPAIALGVEPTEPGIMDRKPRGRKSSFLSGGIGSAIVYQGILEGLITLGVYASALMFPVHTGNAAMHADALTMAYATLALIQLFHAFNVKSTYQSIFKIHPFKNKVFNIGVAASFIMVAATIVVPGFNSLFHVSELNLVQWLTVLGAGILMIVIVELVKLVQRSNGKK; translated from the coding sequence TTGAAAGAGAAAAACAGTACGACCCGTTACTATTCTTTAGATAAAGCATCACTATTTCAACAATTCAAAACGAGTACGGAGGGACTGAGCGAACAAGACGTTAAACAACGTTTAGAAAAAGATGGTCCCAACGCTTTAGCTCAAGGTAAGAAACAAACCATCATTCAGAAATTCTTCAATCAATTTAAAGATTTCATGATTATTGTTTTACTTGTTGCTGCCTTTATCTCTGGTGTAGTCGCACAAGAGTGGGCTGACGCCGCATTGATCTTGGCTGTTGTAATCATCAATGCCGTCTTTGGTGTTTTCCAAGAGTCAAAAGCTGAGGAAGCTATTGATGCCCTAAAGGAAATGTCAACACCAGAAGCTCATGTTAAACGTGCGGGTAAATTTGCCACTGTTAGTGGTGAAAACCTAGTTGCCGGAGATATTGTATTGCTTGAAGCTGGGGATATTGTTCCAGCGGATATTCGGTTACTTGATTCAGCTTCAATGAAAATTGAGGAATCCGCATTGACTGGTGAATCGGTTCCAGTTGAAAAAGAAATTGATCTATTACCTGATGAGGATATTCCTTTAGGCGACAGAAAGAACATGGCTTACATGAACAGTAATGTTACTTATGGACGTGGTTTGGGTGTCGTTGTCGCTACCGGTATGAAAACAGAGGTTGGTCATATTGCTGGTATGATCAACAAAGCTGAAGATAGCAGCACACCACTGCAAGATAATTTAAATTCTCTAGGAAAGACCTTGACATGGTTGATTCTCGTAATTGCAGCGGTTATCTTTGCTGTTGGTATCTTCAATAATCCTTCGGGATTACCAATGAATGAACTAATTATTGATATGCTTCTAGTAGCGATTTCACTTGCTGTTGCTGCCATTCCTGAAGGCTTACCAGCAATTGTTACTATCATTTTAGCTTTGGGAACTACTAGAATGGCTAAGCGTAAAGCTTTGGTCAGAAAGCTTCCTGCAGTTGAGACACTAGGTAGTACCGATATTGTTGCTTCCGATAAGACTGGTACTTTGACACAGAACAAGATGACTGTCGAGAAAGTTTATCAGTATGGTAAATTACAAGATGCTGCTGATGAGATCTCAGGAAACGATAAAGTCTTGCAAGTTATGACATTTAGCAATGATACTAAGATTCAAGCTGACGGTACACTCGTTGGTGATCCAACTGAAACAGCTTTAGTTCAATTCGGATTTGACCACGATTATCAGATTGAAGAGGAGCTTAAAAAGGAACCTCGTGTTGCTGAAGTTCCCTTTGATTCCGAGCGTAAGTTGATGTCTACGATTCATAAATTGGCTAATGGCAAGTTCTTGGTAGCTGTCAAAGGTGCTCCCGATATGTTGTTACAACGTATTACTGAGATTCAAGCTAGTCCTGATGAAGTTAGAAAGTTCACCGAAACTGATAAGGACGCCATTCTCAAACAAAATAAATTTATGGCTACTCAAGCATTGCGTGTCCTAGCCATGGGTTACAAGATTATCGATTCAATTCCCCAAGAAGTTAACTCTGATACAGTCGAAAATGATCTTACTTTTGCGGGACTGATTGGTATGATTGACCCTGAGCGTCCTGAGGCTGCCGCTGCAGTTGCTGACGCTAAAAAGGCTGGTATCCGTCCAATGATGATCACTGGTGACCATCAAGATACTGCCGAAGCTATTGCCGCCAGATTGGGTATTATTGAACCTGGTGACGATGCTGCAGTGATTACTGGTGCTCAATTAGACCAAATGAGTGATAAAGAATTTGCTAAAAAGGTTAAAAATTACTCAGTTTACGCCCGAGTTTCGCCCGAGCATAAAGTTAGAATTGTTAATGCTTGGCAAAAGAAGGGCAAAGTCGTTGCTATGACTGGTGACGGTGTCAATGATGCTCCTGCCTTGAAATCTGCTGATATCGGTATTGGTATGGGAATCACCGGAACTGAAGTTTCCAAGGGTGCTTCAGATATGGTTTTAGCTGACGATAATTTTGCTACTATTATTGTCGCTGTTGAAGAAGGACGTAAAGTCTTCTCAAATATTCAAAAATCAATTCAATACTTACTTTCAGCTAATTTAGGTGAAGTTTTAACGTTATTCATGATGACACTTCTTGGTTGGGATATCTTATTGCCAGTTCAACTATTATGGATTAACTTGGCCACAGATACGTTCCCAGCGATTGCTTTAGGGGTTGAACCAACCGAACCAGGTATCATGGATCGAAAACCTCGTGGACGAAAATCTAGTTTTCTAAGTGGTGGTATCGGTTCAGCAATTGTTTACCAAGGTATCCTCGAAGGACTTATCACATTGGGCGTTTACGCGTCAGCATTGATGTTCCCAGTTCATACAGGTAACGCTGCAATGCATGCCGACGCCTTAACAATGGCTTACGCAACATTAGCATTGATTCAGTTGTTCCACGCATTTAACGTTAAATCTACTTACCAATCAATCTTCAAAATTCATCCATTTAAGAACAAAGTATTTAACATTGGAGTTGCTGCATCATTTATCATGGTAGCTGCCACAATCGTTGTTCCCGGATTCAACAGTTTATTCCACGTTTCAGAGCTTAATTTAGTGCAATGGTTAACTGTACTAGGAGCTGGTATTTTGATGATTGTTATCGTTGAATTAGTTAAATTGGTTCAACGTAGTAATGGTAAAAAGTAA
- a CDS encoding type II toxin-antitoxin system Phd/YefM family antitoxin, with protein sequence MTNLAHARENLNDIIKSVNNNSTPIEIIGPTPDESAVIMSLKDYRSFKETLYLLNDGTLNKVHQNMTDNAKEMDITGGIDWDKIN encoded by the coding sequence GTGACAAACTTAGCTCATGCTAGAGAAAATCTAAATGACATCATCAAGTCAGTGAATAACAATTCGACTCCAATTGAAATAATCGGACCAACACCGGATGAAAGTGCAGTAATTATGAGTTTGAAAGATTATCGGTCATTTAAAGAGACGTTGTATCTATTAAATGATGGAACTCTGAACAAAGTTCATCAAAATATGACTGATAATGCCAAAGAAATGGACATAACCGGTGGTATTGATTGGGATAAAATCAACTAG
- a CDS encoding LTA synthase family protein, with translation MMNKKVLTNLTRQKVILLLSALLWIETIIAYFVDFNLGIEGPLQILIALFNPFGFILLILSIANYIVRKKTFTTAIIILFALETIILIANVIYYREFSDFISIDTILSAQKFNGAMGKSITTLLMPQDWIYLINLALIILLPFMIHRYLQTQPTRMVNKVALTSVGMLLVVVNLTISEMNRPQLLGRTFDQTYIVKYLGLNFYTLYNSANKVNEDTEKNNVTTIDIDSPLKVVDSIYAKPNKKYFGIARKKNVIIIHLESFQQVLINMKVNNQEVTPFLNSLYSDKNTISFPNFFHEVGQGKTSDAEMMLESGLFGMPTGSFFNKLGPSNTFQSAPAILQQKEGYTSAVFHGNVGSFYSRSKVYKNMGYNYFFDQGYFDQTEDSNIGFGLKDKLMFQESVKYLEKLQQPFYVKYITLTNHYPFDLSEEDNDGFVKPTTQNNVVNNYFETAHYLDASLQEFFKYLKQSGLYDKSMIVLYGDHYGISDDKNTALAPLLNKNPNTWNKFDNAQLQRVPFMINMKGLSGHVDNEYGGEIDVLPTILHLLGVNTRGYIQLGTDLLSKQHDGNVVFRDNNLINKNYTIFKNSKGSFDVYDNKDGKLIDLNSYPGLEENIAQIYEKKQELLNTSDTVNNKNLLRFYTPTGLKPTNPQEYDYDHEENKLNEINNSLGNASTSLYSQNNDKTTTSLYETNAPEAGN, from the coding sequence ATGATGAATAAAAAAGTTTTAACAAACTTAACCAGGCAAAAGGTAATTTTATTACTTTCAGCTTTACTTTGGATTGAGACGATTATTGCGTACTTTGTGGATTTCAATTTAGGAATTGAGGGACCGCTACAGATTTTAATAGCTCTCTTCAACCCATTCGGTTTTATCTTGTTAATTTTAAGTATCGCTAATTACATCGTTCGAAAAAAGACCTTCACAACAGCGATTATTATATTGTTTGCTTTAGAAACGATAATTTTAATAGCCAACGTAATTTATTACCGTGAATTCTCGGATTTTATTTCCATTGATACAATATTAAGCGCTCAAAAATTCAACGGAGCGATGGGAAAGAGTATTACGACATTACTAATGCCACAAGACTGGATTTATTTAATAAATTTGGCATTAATAATATTATTACCATTTATGATTCATAGATATCTTCAGACGCAACCAACTAGAATGGTTAATAAGGTTGCACTCACATCGGTTGGTATGCTGTTAGTCGTGGTAAATTTAACTATTTCAGAAATGAATCGGCCTCAATTACTTGGGAGAACTTTTGATCAAACCTATATCGTGAAATATCTAGGACTTAATTTTTATACTTTATATAATTCAGCAAACAAAGTTAATGAAGATACTGAAAAAAATAACGTAACTACGATTGATATAGATTCCCCTTTGAAGGTAGTTGATTCTATATATGCCAAACCAAATAAAAAATACTTCGGGATTGCTCGAAAGAAAAACGTTATCATAATACATCTAGAGAGCTTCCAACAAGTTTTGATCAATATGAAGGTCAACAATCAAGAGGTAACACCATTTTTAAACAGTTTATATTCTGACAAAAATACGATAAGTTTTCCTAATTTCTTTCACGAAGTTGGTCAAGGGAAAACTAGTGACGCTGAAATGATGTTAGAAAGTGGATTATTTGGAATGCCCACAGGATCATTCTTTAATAAACTTGGACCATCCAACACATTTCAAAGCGCACCAGCCATATTACAACAAAAAGAAGGCTACACAAGTGCAGTATTCCATGGAAATGTAGGTAGCTTCTACTCGCGAAGTAAAGTTTATAAAAATATGGGATATAATTATTTCTTTGACCAGGGTTACTTTGACCAAACGGAAGATTCTAATATCGGCTTTGGCTTAAAAGATAAGTTGATGTTCCAAGAAAGTGTTAAGTACTTAGAAAAATTACAGCAGCCTTTTTACGTAAAATATATTACACTAACTAATCACTATCCATTTGATTTATCCGAAGAAGATAATGATGGATTTGTGAAGCCAACAACTCAAAATAATGTGGTAAACAACTACTTTGAAACTGCACATTATCTCGACGCTTCTTTACAAGAATTCTTTAAATACCTCAAACAAAGTGGTCTGTATGATAAGTCTATGATTGTTTTATACGGTGATCATTATGGGATTTCCGATGATAAAAACACTGCATTGGCTCCATTGCTGAACAAAAATCCCAACACATGGAATAAATTCGATAACGCTCAATTACAAAGGGTTCCATTCATGATTAATATGAAGGGACTTTCAGGTCACGTCGACAATGAATATGGCGGAGAAATAGATGTTTTACCAACAATTTTGCATTTATTAGGTGTTAACACTCGAGGCTATATCCAATTAGGTACGGATTTGTTATCGAAGCAGCATGATGGAAACGTAGTATTTAGGGATAATAATCTGATTAACAAGAACTACACTATTTTTAAAAATTCTAAAGGATCTTTTGATGTATACGACAATAAAGATGGAAAGCTAATTGATTTGAATAGTTATCCAGGTTTAGAGGAAAATATTGCTCAAATATACGAAAAGAAACAGGAGTTACTAAATACTTCAGATACTGTTAATAATAAAAATCTTTTGAGGTTCTACACTCCCACAGGGCTCAAACCAACGAATCCTCAAGAATATGATTACGATCACGAAGAAAACAAATTAAATGAAATTAATAATTCGTTGGGTAATGCCTCAACTAGTTTATATTCACAAAACAACGATAAGACAACTACCTCACTCTATGAAACCAATGCCCCAGAGGCAGGAAACTGA